One Heteronotia binoei isolate CCM8104 ecotype False Entrance Well chromosome 10, APGP_CSIRO_Hbin_v1, whole genome shotgun sequence genomic region harbors:
- the TWIST1 gene encoding twist-related protein 1, with protein MMQQPPDESNSPVSPADDSLSNSEEEPDRQQQQLQGAGKRGGRKRRSSRRSAAGGGAGAGLGSADEPCSPAQGKRGKKSGGGSGGGGGGGGGGSSSGGGSPQSYEELQTQRVMANVRERQRTQSLNEAFAALRKIIPTLPSDKLSKIQTLKLAARYIDFLYQVLQSDELDSKMASCSYVAHERLSYAFSVWRMEGAWSMSASH; from the coding sequence ATGATGCAGCAGCCGCCCGACGAGTCCAACTCGCCAGTCTCGCCCGCCGACGACAGCCTGAGCAACAGCGAGGAGGAGCCCGACCGGCAGCAGCAACAGCTCCAGGGCGCCGGTAAGCGCGGCGGGCGCAAGAGGCGATCGAGTCGCAGGAGCGCGGCCGGCGGAGGCGCGGGCGCGGGGCTAGGCTCGGCCGACGAGCCGTGCAGCCCGGCGCAGGGCAAGCGAGGCAAGAAGtcgggcggcggcagcggcgggggcggcggaggaggcggcggcgggagcagcagcggcggcgggaGCCCGCAGTCCTACGAGGAGCTCCAGACGCAGCGGGTGATGGCCAACGTGCGCGAGCGGCAGCGCACCCAGTCGCTGAACGAGGCCTTCGCGGCGCTGCGCAAGATCATCCCCACGCTGCCCTCGGACAAGCTGAGCAAGATCCAGACGCTCAAGCTGGCCGCCCGCTACATCGACTTCCTCTACCAGGTCCTGCAGAGCGACGAGCTGGACTCCAAGATGGCCAGCTGCAGCTACGTCGCCCACGAGCGCCTCAGCTACGCCTTCTCGGTTTGGCGCATGGAGGGCGCCTGGTCCATGTCCGCCTCCCACTAG